From a region of the Apibacter sp. B3706 genome:
- the tsaD gene encoding tRNA (adenosine(37)-N6)-threonylcarbamoyltransferase complex transferase subunit TsaD: MKTPIILGIESSCDDTSAAVIQGKKILSNVVSTQKIHQNYGGVVPELASRAHLQNIIPVVHQAIQLANINKKAIDAISFTRGPGLLGSLLVGTSFAKSLSMSLNVPLIEVNHMQGHIFAHFIEDESKENISFPFLCLTVSGGHTQIVQVNDYFDMEVLGETLDDAAGEAFDKIGKILGLEYPAGPTIDKLSQNGDKHKFKFPLPKLEGIKFSFSGIKTSVLYFIQKELQKNPDFIKENLEDICASVQKTILSSLLDKLKLAIEITGIKNVAIAGGVSANSELRREIKKLELEKNCNTFIPKFEYTTDNAAMIAVVGSIKYEHNKFSDLKTIATARYKM; this comes from the coding sequence ATGAAAACACCCATTATTTTAGGAATAGAATCGTCATGTGATGATACATCAGCAGCTGTAATACAAGGTAAAAAAATACTATCTAATGTAGTATCTACCCAAAAAATACACCAAAATTATGGCGGTGTAGTTCCGGAATTAGCCTCTCGTGCTCATTTACAAAATATTATCCCCGTTGTACATCAAGCAATTCAATTAGCAAATATAAATAAAAAAGCAATTGATGCGATATCTTTTACCCGTGGTCCGGGTTTATTAGGATCCTTATTAGTAGGGACCAGTTTTGCAAAATCATTATCTATGTCATTGAACGTTCCTCTTATTGAAGTTAATCACATGCAAGGGCATATATTTGCACATTTTATTGAGGATGAATCTAAAGAAAATATATCATTTCCATTTTTATGTCTTACGGTAAGTGGTGGACATACCCAAATTGTTCAGGTAAATGATTATTTTGATATGGAAGTGTTGGGAGAAACTTTGGATGATGCGGCGGGTGAAGCTTTTGATAAGATAGGTAAAATTTTGGGACTTGAATATCCGGCAGGACCTACAATTGATAAACTTTCTCAAAATGGAGATAAACATAAATTTAAATTTCCGTTGCCAAAATTGGAAGGAATCAAATTTTCTTTTAGTGGCATAAAGACTTCCGTGCTTTATTTCATACAAAAAGAACTACAGAAAAACCCGGACTTTATAAAAGAGAATCTTGAAGATATATGTGCATCCGTCCAAAAAACAATTCTATCTTCATTGTTAGATAAATTAAAGTTGGCTATTGAAATTACGGGTATTAAAAATGTAGCAATTGCCGGTGGTGTTTCGGCGAATTCGGAGTTAAGAAGAGAAATAAAAAAATTAGAATTAGAGAAAAATTGTAATACTTTTATCCCCAAATTCGAATACACAACAGACAATGCAGCCATGATTGCCGTGGTAGGAAGCATTAAATATGAACATAATAAATTCTCTGATCTTAAAACTATAGCTACCGCTAGATATAAAATGTAA